The DNA sequence AGATTGCCGGACCGAGCAGGTCGTCGGCGTCGCGGATGATGTAGCCGTAGCCCTGCTCGGCCAGGAACCGCTGCCGGTGTGCCGCGTATTCGGCGTCCAGGCTGTCGCGGGCGACCACCGAGTAGAACACCGCGCCGCCGCCATCGGCCTTGGGGCGCAGCAGCCGGCCCAGCCGCTGGGCCTCCTCCTGCCGTGACCCGAAGGTGCCCGAGACCTGCACGGCCACCGATGCTTCCGGCAGGTCGATGGAGAAGTTGGCGACCTTGGACACCACCAGGGTGGAGATCTCACCGCGGCGGAAGGCGTCGAACAGCTTCTCGCGCTCGGCGGTACGCGTCGAGCCCTGGATCACCGGGGCGTCCAACTGCTCGCCCAGTTCCTCCAATTGGTCGAGATAGGCGCCGATCACCAGGGTCTGTTCGCCGGGATGCTGCTTGAGGATCGAGCGCACCACCGCGATCTTGGAGTGCACCGTCGAGCACAACTTGTAGCGCTCCTCGGGCTCGGCGACCGCGTAGGTCATCCGCTCGCTCTCGGTCATGGTGACCCGCACCTCGATGCACTCGGCCGGAGCGATCCAGCCCTGCGCCTCGATGTCCTTCCACGGTGCGTCGTAACGCTTGGGCCCGATCAGCGAGAACACGTCACCTTCGCGGCCGTCCTCGCGGATCAGCGTCGCGGTCAGGCCCAGGCGGCGGCGGGACTGCAGATCGGCGGTCATCCGGAACACCGGCGCGGGCAGCAGATGCACCTCGTCGTAGATGATCAGCCCCCAGTCGCGGCTGTCGAACAACTCCAGGTGCCGATATTCACCCTTGGTGCGCCGGGTGATCACCTGATACGTGGCGATGGTGACCGGCCGGATCTCCTTGCGCTCACCGGAGTACTCGCCTATCTCCTCTTCGGTCAGCGACGTGCGCGCCACCAATTCGCGTTTCCACTGCCGGCCCGCGACGGTGTTGGTGACCAGGATCAGCGTGGTGGCCTTCGCCTTGGCCATCGCCGCGGCACCGACCAATGTCTTGCCGGCACCGCAGGGCAACACCACCACCCCCGAACCACCCGACCAGAACGAGTCGGCGGCCATCTCCTGATAGTCGCGCAGCTGCCAGCCGTCCTGGGCCAGCTCGATCGGATGGGCCTCGCCGTCGACGTAACCCGCCAGATCCTCTGCCGGCCAGCCGATCTTGAGCAGCATCTGCTTGACCCGGCCGCGCTCACTGGGATGCACCACGACGGTGTCGTCATCGAGGCGGGCACCGAGCATCGGCGCGATCTTCTTGTTGCGCAGCACTTCCTCGAGCACCGCGCGATCCAGGCTGACCAGGGTCAGGCCGTGCACCGGGCTCTTCACCAGCTGCAGGCGCCCGTAGCGCGCCATAGTGTCGACGATGTCGACCAGCAGCGGTTGCGGCACCGCGTACCGAGAATGGCTGACCAAGGCGTCGACCACCTGCTCGGCGTCGTGGCCGGCGGCTCGGGCGTTCCACAACGCCAGCGGGGTGATGCGGTAGGTGTGGATGTGCTCCGGGGCGCGCTCGAGCTCGGCGAACGGCGCGATGGCGGCGCGCGCCGAACCGGCCTGTTCGTGGTCGACCTCGAGCAGCACGGTCTTGTCGGATTGGACGATCAACGGCCCGTCAGTGCTCATGGGGCCCATTATCCGGGCTGCCCCGACATCCGTCGCTAGTGCGTTGCGTCGTCGTCGGGGGCCGACGACACCGAGGTGATGCGGTGGATCGCGAAATCCTTCATCTGCCCCGACGTCGAATCGAACGCCATCAGCCGCCCACCTAACACCTGGGTGGGAGCCACTTCGCGCTGGGTGGCCACCCCGGCGGCGTCGACGTAGCCGATCATCACCGTGGCCCGCTCCAGCGCGGCGCGCTTGAGCATGATCATCGCGGTCACCGGGTCCAGCCGGATGTTGTCGAACGGCGCCGACGTCACGGTGCGTAGCACCCGGACCAGCGCGGTCAGGCTGTCCTCACCGGGACCGGGGTGTGGCCGGTGCCCGCGACGCTCCGCGGGGGTGTGCACCCGCATCCCGCGCGGCCGGATGTCGACGATCGTTCCGGTGGCATCCTCGGCGGCCGGGGCGAAACCGGCGTCGCGCAGCGCGGCCAGTACGTCGGCGAGCGGAGCCTGCGCCACCGCCACCGTCGGGGCCAGCATCCGCAGGCCCAGCGTCTCGGCGGCCGGCACGGCGACCGCCTGGGCCAGCAGTGCGGGATCCTCGCAGCGCACGAAGGAGGCCGCCAACCCGATCCGCAGCTGCCCGTGCCGGCGTGCGACGTCGTCGATCAGATAGCTGAGGCCTTGCGGGACCGGGGTCTTGGAGTGCTTCTCGAAGAACGTCCGCAGTCCGGCACCGGTACGGCCCACGTCCAAGGCGGACCGGATGGTCTGTTCGGAGACTCGGTAGACCATTGCGGCGCCGGCCGATTCCACGGTGGCGACGACGGCCAATTCCTCGGCGAGTTCACGTTTCAGCGGCCCCGGCACCACCACGGTCAGGTCGGCCTGCACCAAGAAGTGGTCGATCGGCTCGGGCAGCGCCTTGGCCATCGCGGCCACTGCGGCGGCATCCTCGGCGTCGGAGGCAGCGCCGTCGGCGCCGGCGGCCAGCAGGATCCGCCCGGGGGAGCTGAGCGCGCCGCGGCCCAGCACACCCAGGGCGTGCGCCTCGTCGAGTAGTTCGCCCACCGGGCCGGGCTGGAGCCGGTTGGCCCAGCGCGGCCGGCGCCAGATCAGCGCCTGCGACGCGGCCACCGTGTCGACCCCGGCGCCTACGGGCAGTTCGGCGAGCATGCCCAGCAGCAGCCGGCGATCCAGCGGGGCGGCGGTGGAGAACAACGGGGTGGACAGCGCCGCCCGGGGTTTGCCGTCGGCGCCGCGGCTGCCGATCAGACCCGGCCGGGCCGGCAGATCCAGCCAGGTGGCGGCCAGCAGATGCCAGCGCTCCGCGGTGGACTGCTCGGCGAACCGGTCGGCGAGCACCGTCGGCGCCCAGGACGGGCCGTCGGCGTCGGGCCAGTCCCGTTGATCGACGCTCGCCGGGTCGGGAAAATCGGCCGCGATCAGCCGCGCGGTTGCGGCGACCTCCAGCAGCAGGCCCAGCCGGATCTCGTCGACCCCGGTGGCCTTGGCCAGTCGCTTGACCTCGCGCACACCCAGCCCGCCGCTGCGCAGCTCCGGTACCGGCGTTTCACCCAGATTGGCCAGGATCACGTCGAGTTCGCGCAACACGTCGATCACTGCGCCGGCCGCCGCCGCGTCGACATCGGCCGCGGTGGTCTGCGACACCACCGGGTCGGGCTCGTGCAACGCGATCGGGCCGGGCTGCTCGCCCCGCAGCACTTGACCGACGAGCCGCGGCAGGATCACCGTCTCGTCGTCGACGCGACGCAGCAGCCCGGCTGCCAGCAGCCTGGGCACCGGACGTTCCGGGGGTGCGTCGGGGGCGGCGTCGCGGGTGCGCCCGATCGGGGAGCCGGTCAGCAGCTTGTCCAACAGATCACGCTGCGGAGCGTCCAAATCGGCGATGGCTTCGTGAAGTGTGGCGATCTCGGCATCACCGTCTACCGGTTCTTCTCGGGTCACTTGACCCGGATGCCAGGGCAGGCCCGCGCCCGCCTCGGCGGCGATGCGCAGTAGTCCGCCCGGCTCATGCGAACCCCAACACAACGCCCGCTCGATCAGGTCGGTCAGCGCCTCGGTCACCGCGTCGGCGGGTGCGCGCTCGCCGAGCAGCGCCAGCAGATCGGTGACCGGCACGCCGGTGCCGTCGGCGTGCAATTCCAGCAGCGCATCGAGGACGGCGAGCCGCAGGAAATCCAGCTCGTCGGTAGCGGCCCGAACCGACTGGCGGGCCTGGGCTCGCGCCGCCAGGGCGGCGATGCTGCCGGGCGGGGGTTGGGCGAGGTCCGGCCGTAGCTTCAGAAGCCGGATCAGATCCTCATCGGGCAGGTCGGCCAGCCACGACCCCAGTGGGACACCCCGGGCGCGTTCGGTCATCGACGACCAGCGTAAGGCGACGACCAGCGTAAGGCCCAACCGGTGAACGTCTTCGATCGCGACCTGTCAGAATGGTGCCGTGGCTGGAAACCAGGACAACAAGAACCGGTACGTCGACAACGGTTGGCCGGAGACCGACGGCGAACCCGCCGTCAGCGAGCTGCGCACCGACCGGACTGGCGCACTGTCGCCGTTCGGGGACCTCGTGTTCCCGCTGCCGGCCGACGAGCTGCCCTACCTGCATCCGGTCACTGTCGTCAACCGGTAGCGGTGACGCCATGACCGGGCCGCTCTCACACCTCGATGACCGGGGCGCGGCCCACATGGTCGACGTCAGCGCCAAGGCGACCACCAAGCGCGTTGCGGTCGCCGGCGGCGTGCTGTGCACCACCGCTGAAGTGATCCAGCTGATCTCGGCCGGCGGACTGCCCAAGGGCGACGCGTTGGCCACCGCCCGGGTGGCCGGCATCATGGCCGCCAAACGCACCAGCGATCTGATTCCGCTCTGCCACCAACTGGCCTTGACCGGAGTCGACGTGGACTTCACCATCGGCGAATCCCAGATCGACATCACCGCCTCGGTACGCACCACGGACCGCACCGGGGTCGAGATGGAAGCGCTGACCGCGGTCAGCGTGGCGGCCCTGACCCTCTACGACATGATCAAGGCCGTCGACCGCGCCGCCGTCATCGACAACATCCGGGTGCTGAGCAAGGACGGCGGCCGTACCGGCGCCTGGGAGCGCTCGTGAGCGCCCGGACCGCCCGAATCATCATCGCGTCCACCCGCGCGTCGGCCGGGGTGTACACCGACCGCACCGGGCCGATCATCGCCGACTGGCTGGCGCAGCGCGGCTTCGCCGAGGCTCAGCCGGAGGTCGTGGCTGACGGCGAGCCGGTCGGCGCCGCCCTACGCGCCGCGGTGGCCGACGGGGTGGACGTGATCATCACCTCCGGGGGAACCGGCATTTCACCGACCGACGACACCCCGGCGCAGACGCTCACGGTGCTCGATTACGAGATCCCCGGCCTCGCCGATGCCATCCGCCGGTCCGGGTTGCCGAAGGTGCCGACCTCGGTGCTGTCTCGGGGTGTGTGCGGGGTGGCGGGCCGCAGCCTGCTGGTCAACCTGCCCGGGTCGTCCGGCGGGGTCCGCGACGGGCTTGGCGTGCTGGCCGACGTCTTAGATCACGCCTTGGACCAGCTCGCCGGCGGAGACCACCGGTGACGGCCCCCGCCGCGCTGATCCTGCGGGCCGCGATCACCGAGCAACCGATCGTGCTGTCCGAGCACGAAGAGCTGGTAGGCCACCGCGCCGCGGGAGCGATCGTGGGATTCGTCGGCATGATCCGCGACCACGACCACGGGCAACAGGTGCGGCGGCTGGAGTACTCCGCGCACCCGTCGGCGCAGCAGGTGATGGCCGAAGTGCTGGCCGAGGTGGCCGAGCAGGCCGTCGGGGTCCGCGCGTTGGCCGCCAGCCACCGGATCGGTGTGCTGCACATCGGTGACGCCGCTCTGGTGGCCGCCGTGGCGGCCGATCACCGCCGGGAGGCCTTCGAGGCCTGCGCGCTGCTTGTCGACACCATCAAGGCGCGGCTGCCGGTGTGGAAGCACCAGTTCTTCGCCGACGACACCGAGGAGTGGGTCGGCTCGGCCTGATGGCCGTGTGAACACAAAAAACGGGGGCCGGTGATCCGGCCCCCGCTTTCCGTAGGTGCGTTACATAACCCGGCTGGGCTGCTGCGCGAACGCGTCCAGCGCGTCGTTGCCGCTGATGTTCTCCGACCGGACGGCCTGCCACAGCTGCTGGTGGAAGCCGACCGACACCGCTTCCTGCCGGTTGCCGTCCTGACCGGGAGCCGGAGCCACCTCGTCGCCGGGAGCCGGGGCCTCGGGTGCCGGAGCCTCCGGGTTCCACCAAGGCGCAGGAGCCTCGGGGGCCGGCGGCGGGACATCCTCGGCGATCGGGGCCGGGGCCTCGGGCGCCGGAGCGTCCGGAGCGGGAGCCTCGGGGGCCGGAGGAAGGTCCTCGGCGATCGGGGCCGGGGCCTCAGGTGCCGGGGCCTCGGGAGCCGGAGCTTCGGGGAACCAGCCTGCGGGAGCCGCCGGTGCGGCGCCTTCCGCGGGAGCCGGACCCTCGGGAGCCGGAGCCCACCACGGTGCGGGCTCGGGCGCGGGCGGGGGAGCCATCGGGTTGTCCATGGCCACGGTCTCGCCGTTGACGTCCGGGTTGTCGATAGGGGCGTCGGCCGGCGGCGCTGCCGGGACCTCACGCTGCGATGCGCCGGACAGCCCGCGGCCGCAGACCGGCCAGGCGCCACGGCCCTGGGTTGCCAGCACGTGCTCCGCAACCGCGATCTGTTGCTCGCGGCTGGCTAGGTGTGCCGACGGGGCGTACTTGCCACCACCGTGCGAACTCCAGGTGCTCGGCGAGAACTGCAGCCCGCCCTGGTATCCGTTGCCGGTGTTGATGCCCCAGTTGTTGCCGGATTCGCACCGGGCTACGTGGTCCCACTCGTCATCGGTAGCCGCGGCTGCGGTCCCGGCGAGGGCCAGGCTGCCGCCACCGATCACAGCTCCGGTGAAAGCGATTTTGGCGATGTTGACGTTCGATTGGGTGGGCTTGCGATGCCGTCCACTCATACGGTGGTGAATTCCTCTCTGTCTACGCCTGCGAGGTCAGCGTCGGGTTCGGACAGGGGGGACTGCCCGGCCTTGATGCACACGGTGCGTCGTCGGCTTCACCCCAAGAGGCCGGTTAAGGCCTCAGGGCCGCTCTCGGCGGACCCGGTGGGTCCCCCGCCTCCATCCATCAGGTATTTGAGGTTTTCCTCTCCCGTTGGATGGAGCTCGGCGCTACGGGTGAAGAAAGGTGGATCGAACGGAAAATTTTCGATACACCCGGAGATGTACCGTAACCGGTCTTACCCGCTGAGTCACCCTTAGCGCTCCCGGGTGTTTTCATCGCTAGCTCTTCCAAAACCGCCAGGAACCGCCCACGTTTGCGCAGGTCAAAGCCCTCTCCATCAAGCTGTTGTCGGCTCGTAATCAATTCGTTATGTGACGTAGATCATGCTAACCGCCGGGTTTGATTCGGCGGTCCAGCTGCGCCTCTCCTTCGTCGAGGCTTGCTAACCGCCGGGTTTGATTCGGCGGTCCAGCTTCGCCTCTCCTTCGTCGAGGCTTGCTAACCGCCGGCGAACGGCGGCAGTACGTCGACTGTTTCGCCGGGCTGCAACGCCGCCTCCTGGTCGCGCACCGCGATCCCGTCGCGCAAGTAGGAGCACCGGCTCAGCACCGATGCCAGCCGCTCGTTCCGGGCGGCGAGGGTCTGGGCCAAGGCGGCCACTCCGCCCCCGAGGGGCACGGTGACGGTCTCCGATTCGGCTCCGGCTGCAGCCCGCGCCGCGGCGAAGTAGCGGACCGTCACCGCGACGCCGGTATGGGTGGCGTCGGTCTGATGGGTCATGGATCAGCCGCCGATCGCGCTCATCGGGCGGTCCGGCTGGATGAAATCCGGATCGTTGATGCCATGGCCAGCCTTCTTGGTCCACATCGCGGCCCGCCACGCCTGCTCGATGGCGTCGTCATCGGAACCGTCTCGCAGTAGGGCGCGCAGGTCGTACTCCTCGGTGGCGAACAGGCAGTTGCGAATCTGGCCGTCGGCGGTGAGTCGCGTCCGGTCGCAGTCTCCGCAGAACGGCCGCGATACCGAAGCGATGATCCCGAACGTGCCCGCCGGTGTCTTCGGGCTCTCATCAACGAGCCAGAGTTCGGCCGGCGCGGAGCCGCGCGGTTTCGGATCGGGCCGCAGGGTGAACTGGGCCTGCACCGTCTCTAGCAGTTGCTCGACGCTGAGTCCGGCGTCACGGTTCCAGTTGTGGTCGGCGTCCAACGGCATCATTTCGATCACCCGCAAGTGGTAGCCGTGCAGTAAGCAGAAGCGCAGCAGGTTGATGATGTCGTCGCCGGTGATCTTGGGATCGAGCACGGCATTGACCTTGATCGGCCGCATCCCGGCCTGCGCGGCCGCGTCCAGACCGGCGAGGACGTCGGGCAGGCGGTCGCGCCGGGTGATCTCGGCGAAGTGGGCG is a window from the Mycobacterium sp. SVM_VP21 genome containing:
- a CDS encoding DEAD/DEAH box helicase, producing the protein MSTDGPLIVQSDKTVLLEVDHEQAGSARAAIAPFAELERAPEHIHTYRITPLALWNARAAGHDAEQVVDALVSHSRYAVPQPLLVDIVDTMARYGRLQLVKSPVHGLTLVSLDRAVLEEVLRNKKIAPMLGARLDDDTVVVHPSERGRVKQMLLKIGWPAEDLAGYVDGEAHPIELAQDGWQLRDYQEMAADSFWSGGSGVVVLPCGAGKTLVGAAAMAKAKATTLILVTNTVAGRQWKRELVARTSLTEEEIGEYSGERKEIRPVTIATYQVITRRTKGEYRHLELFDSRDWGLIIYDEVHLLPAPVFRMTADLQSRRRLGLTATLIREDGREGDVFSLIGPKRYDAPWKDIEAQGWIAPAECIEVRVTMTESERMTYAVAEPEERYKLCSTVHSKIAVVRSILKQHPGEQTLVIGAYLDQLEELGEQLDAPVIQGSTRTAEREKLFDAFRRGEISTLVVSKVANFSIDLPEASVAVQVSGTFGSRQEEAQRLGRLLRPKADGGGAVFYSVVARDSLDAEYAAHRQRFLAEQGYGYIIRDADDLLGPAI
- a CDS encoding helicase-associated domain-containing protein — translated: MTERARGVPLGSWLADLPDEDLIRLLKLRPDLAQPPPGSIAALAARAQARQSVRAATDELDFLRLAVLDALLELHADGTGVPVTDLLALLGERAPADAVTEALTDLIERALCWGSHEPGGLLRIAAEAGAGLPWHPGQVTREEPVDGDAEIATLHEAIADLDAPQRDLLDKLLTGSPIGRTRDAAPDAPPERPVPRLLAAGLLRRVDDETVILPRLVGQVLRGEQPGPIALHEPDPVVSQTTAADVDAAAAGAVIDVLRELDVILANLGETPVPELRSGGLGVREVKRLAKATGVDEIRLGLLLEVAATARLIAADFPDPASVDQRDWPDADGPSWAPTVLADRFAEQSTAERWHLLAATWLDLPARPGLIGSRGADGKPRAALSTPLFSTAAPLDRRLLLGMLAELPVGAGVDTVAASQALIWRRPRWANRLQPGPVGELLDEAHALGVLGRGALSSPGRILLAAGADGAASDAEDAAAVAAMAKALPEPIDHFLVQADLTVVVPGPLKRELAEELAVVATVESAGAAMVYRVSEQTIRSALDVGRTGAGLRTFFEKHSKTPVPQGLSYLIDDVARRHGQLRIGLAASFVRCEDPALLAQAVAVPAAETLGLRMLAPTVAVAQAPLADVLAALRDAGFAPAAEDATGTIVDIRPRGMRVHTPAERRGHRPHPGPGEDSLTALVRVLRTVTSAPFDNIRLDPVTAMIMLKRAALERATVMIGYVDAAGVATQREVAPTQVLGGRLMAFDSTSGQMKDFAIHRITSVSSAPDDDATH
- the moaC gene encoding cyclic pyranopterin monophosphate synthase MoaC, which produces MTGPLSHLDDRGAAHMVDVSAKATTKRVAVAGGVLCTTAEVIQLISAGGLPKGDALATARVAGIMAAKRTSDLIPLCHQLALTGVDVDFTIGESQIDITASVRTTDRTGVEMEALTAVSVAALTLYDMIKAVDRAAVIDNIRVLSKDGGRTGAWERS
- a CDS encoding MogA/MoaB family molybdenum cofactor biosynthesis protein → MSARTARIIIASTRASAGVYTDRTGPIIADWLAQRGFAEAQPEVVADGEPVGAALRAAVADGVDVIITSGGTGISPTDDTPAQTLTVLDYEIPGLADAIRRSGLPKVPTSVLSRGVCGVAGRSLLVNLPGSSGGVRDGLGVLADVLDHALDQLAGGDHR
- a CDS encoding molybdenum cofactor biosynthesis protein MoaE, which encodes MILRAAITEQPIVLSEHEELVGHRAAGAIVGFVGMIRDHDHGQQVRRLEYSAHPSAQQVMAEVLAEVAEQAVGVRALAASHRIGVLHIGDAALVAAVAADHRREAFEACALLVDTIKARLPVWKHQFFADDTEEWVGSA
- a CDS encoding transglycosylase family protein produces the protein MSGRHRKPTQSNVNIAKIAFTGAVIGGGSLALAGTAAAATDDEWDHVARCESGNNWGINTGNGYQGGLQFSPSTWSSHGGGKYAPSAHLASREQQIAVAEHVLATQGRGAWPVCGRGLSGASQREVPAAPPADAPIDNPDVNGETVAMDNPMAPPPAPEPAPWWAPAPEGPAPAEGAAPAAPAGWFPEAPAPEAPAPEAPAPIAEDLPPAPEAPAPDAPAPEAPAPIAEDVPPPAPEAPAPWWNPEAPAPEAPAPGDEVAPAPGQDGNRQEAVSVGFHQQLWQAVRSENISGNDALDAFAQQPSRVM
- a CDS encoding MoaD/ThiS family protein yields the protein MTHQTDATHTGVAVTVRYFAAARAAAGAESETVTVPLGGGVAALAQTLAARNERLASVLSRCSYLRDGIAVRDQEAALQPGETVDVLPPFAGG
- the moaA gene encoding GTP 3',8-cyclase MoaA — protein: MPTTGPLVDTFGRVHTDLRISLTDRCNLRCTYCMPAEGLDWIPSQHLLSDDELIRLMRIGVDRLGITDIRFTGGEPLLARHLEVVVAGAAALRPRPEIALTTNGLGLARRAGALVAAGLDRINVSLDTVDRAHFAEITRRDRLPDVLAGLDAAAQAGMRPIKVNAVLDPKITGDDIINLLRFCLLHGYHLRVIEMMPLDADHNWNRDAGLSVEQLLETVQAQFTLRPDPKPRGSAPAELWLVDESPKTPAGTFGIIASVSRPFCGDCDRTRLTADGQIRNCLFATEEYDLRALLRDGSDDDAIEQAWRAAMWTKKAGHGINDPDFIQPDRPMSAIGG